A single region of the Streptomyces caelestis genome encodes:
- a CDS encoding type I polyketide synthase: protein MSTSDPDPRMAVIGMAFRLPGADTPEDFWRVIRDGTDCITRFTDEELAAAGVPAEEYEAEDFVGASGLLDDIAGFDAQHFGMSPREARLTDPQQRMFLECAQHALENAGYPVERGGTRVGVYASTGYHLYTFQNYLLNNVLPSHPTSDWVQGMQMTVGNFADFAATRVAYRLGLTGPAVNVQTACSSSLVGVQTAAQSLLMGDCDIALVGATAVHVPQVLGYRRVKGTILSRSGRLRAFDAGADGTVGGTGVLAVVLKRLARAVADGDTIHGVIRGWGISNDGAGKSAFAAPSAQGQHAAIRQALRRANVGADTIGYLETHGTGTLKGDPIEFEGATRAYREDTDRHGYCALGSTKANIGHLDAASGLAGLVKTLLVLRHGVIPPMANFSEPNPRIDLDRSPFYIPRTARPWPERDLPRRAGLTSLGVGGTNVHLILEQAPEPAPRTGSAATPDVLLVSGSSPQALADNARAFRDRLRQPPAPHLADLVTTAALGRAHGRHRLAARGTTPAALADALDAWLAGATGAAVTTGTAPGEGAPRVAFQFTGQGSHHPGMASALYARFPAARDVLDACEQHYRELTGGSLLAAMCGEDTGEATLGDTDTAQPALFALQCALVRLWRDCGVEPHAVTGHSVGEYAALYAAGALSFEDGLRLTTERGRLMRQRCAPGAMVAAPLDRASALALAAEIPGLEPAVTNGDRAQVLAGPVAAVDRACALLEDRGTPGRRLPVTRAFHTALMEPMLEEFRKVLDDADFRPVLLPFISALDGTTRPPGWIPDTNHFLRHTREPVRFDEALRAIGAEQPDVLLEIGPHTTLSGLARRALPDVRALPSLRRGTGLGALWGAAAGLHCTGADVVWETLLAGSGGGRIPLPGYRFQHQDHWTGPEPTALSTGTPASKGAEVVQQEAAVARVLHSIVEATARHLGEDPSAIVGDANFFDLGADSLQMISVLRELEQEHQVRVTMRQLLEETGTPRRLAEFIVARVPDSGTGAPQPPAAADPVPAVDPPAPDTPATTPASATATTPAPAPATTPAPVPAADAPAPEYATREELEDLAHKIQQMSRIQLQMMSQLSQLLALQTASVTERLNGKVAK from the coding sequence ATGAGCACCAGCGATCCGGACCCGCGGATGGCCGTCATCGGCATGGCCTTCCGGCTGCCCGGCGCCGACACGCCCGAGGACTTCTGGCGCGTCATCCGGGACGGCACCGACTGCATCACCCGCTTCACCGACGAGGAGCTCGCCGCCGCCGGTGTCCCCGCCGAGGAGTACGAGGCGGAGGACTTCGTCGGCGCCTCCGGCCTGCTGGACGACATCGCCGGCTTCGACGCCCAGCACTTCGGGATGAGCCCCCGCGAGGCCCGGCTCACCGACCCGCAGCAACGCATGTTCCTGGAGTGCGCCCAGCACGCCCTGGAGAACGCCGGCTATCCGGTCGAACGCGGCGGCACCCGTGTCGGCGTCTACGCCAGCACCGGATACCACCTGTACACCTTCCAGAACTACCTGCTCAACAACGTCCTGCCCAGCCATCCCACGTCCGACTGGGTGCAGGGCATGCAGATGACCGTCGGCAACTTCGCCGACTTCGCCGCCACCCGCGTCGCCTACCGGCTGGGCCTGACCGGCCCCGCCGTCAACGTCCAGACAGCCTGCTCCAGTTCCCTGGTCGGCGTGCAGACGGCCGCCCAGTCGCTGCTCATGGGCGACTGCGACATCGCCCTCGTCGGCGCCACCGCCGTCCACGTGCCGCAGGTCCTGGGCTACCGCCGCGTCAAGGGCACGATCCTGTCCAGGTCCGGCCGCCTGCGGGCCTTCGACGCCGGTGCCGACGGCACCGTGGGAGGCACCGGCGTCCTGGCCGTCGTACTGAAGCGGCTGGCCCGGGCGGTCGCCGACGGCGACACCATCCACGGCGTCATCCGCGGCTGGGGCATCAGCAACGACGGCGCGGGCAAGTCGGCGTTCGCCGCGCCGAGCGCACAGGGCCAGCACGCCGCCATCCGCCAGGCACTGCGACGCGCGAACGTCGGCGCGGACACCATCGGCTACCTGGAGACGCACGGCACCGGCACGCTCAAGGGCGACCCGATCGAGTTCGAAGGCGCGACCCGTGCCTACCGCGAGGACACCGACCGCCACGGCTACTGCGCCCTCGGCTCGACCAAGGCCAACATCGGCCACCTCGACGCCGCCTCAGGACTGGCCGGCCTCGTCAAGACCCTGCTGGTCCTGCGACACGGCGTGATCCCGCCGATGGCGAACTTCAGCGAACCCAACCCTCGCATCGACCTCGACCGCAGCCCCTTCTACATCCCCCGGACCGCCCGGCCCTGGCCGGAGCGCGACCTACCCCGCCGCGCGGGCCTCACCTCACTCGGCGTCGGCGGCACCAACGTCCATCTGATCCTGGAACAGGCCCCCGAACCCGCGCCCAGGACCGGTTCGGCCGCCACTCCGGACGTGCTGCTCGTCTCCGGAAGCAGCCCCCAAGCCCTCGCGGACAACGCCCGAGCCTTCCGCGACCGGTTACGGCAGCCACCCGCACCGCACCTTGCGGACCTCGTCACCACCGCCGCCCTCGGCCGCGCCCACGGCCGCCACCGCCTCGCGGCCCGCGGTACCACCCCGGCAGCCCTCGCCGACGCCCTCGACGCCTGGCTCGCCGGAGCCACCGGAGCGGCGGTGACCACCGGGACGGCCCCCGGGGAGGGTGCCCCACGCGTGGCGTTCCAGTTCACCGGACAGGGCAGCCACCACCCCGGCATGGCCTCCGCCCTCTACGCGCGTTTCCCCGCCGCACGCGACGTGCTCGACGCCTGCGAACAGCACTACCGCGAGCTGACCGGTGGCTCCCTTCTCGCGGCCATGTGCGGGGAGGACACGGGGGAGGCGACACTCGGAGACACGGACACCGCGCAGCCCGCGCTGTTCGCCCTGCAATGCGCCCTCGTCCGGCTGTGGCGCGACTGCGGCGTCGAACCGCACGCCGTGACCGGGCACAGCGTCGGGGAGTACGCCGCCCTGTACGCGGCCGGAGCCCTGTCGTTCGAGGACGGTCTGCGCCTGACCACCGAACGCGGCCGGCTGATGCGGCAGCGCTGCGCGCCGGGCGCGATGGTGGCCGCGCCGCTCGACCGGGCGAGTGCCCTCGCCCTGGCCGCCGAGATCCCCGGGCTGGAGCCGGCCGTGACCAACGGGGACCGCGCCCAGGTGCTCGCCGGCCCCGTGGCGGCAGTCGACCGGGCGTGCGCCCTGCTGGAGGACCGCGGCACACCGGGCCGGCGGCTGCCGGTGACCCGCGCCTTCCACACCGCCTTGATGGAACCGATGCTGGAGGAGTTCCGGAAGGTCCTCGACGATGCGGACTTCCGGCCGGTGCTGCTCCCGTTCATCAGCGCACTGGACGGTACGACCCGCCCGCCCGGCTGGATCCCCGACACCAACCACTTCCTACGGCACACCCGCGAACCCGTCCGCTTCGACGAGGCGTTGCGCGCCATCGGCGCCGAACAGCCCGACGTGCTGCTGGAGATCGGGCCGCACACCACCCTCAGCGGTCTGGCGCGCCGGGCGCTGCCCGACGTACGGGCGCTGCCGTCCCTGCGGCGGGGCACCGGGCTCGGCGCCCTCTGGGGTGCGGCAGCGGGGCTGCACTGCACGGGAGCGGACGTCGTCTGGGAGACGCTCCTGGCCGGCAGCGGCGGCGGACGTATCCCGCTGCCCGGATACCGATTCCAGCACCAGGACCACTGGACGGGGCCGGAGCCGACGGCCCTCAGCACGGGAACACCAGCGAGCAAGGGAGCCGAAGTGGTTCAGCAAGAAGCAGCGGTCGCACGGGTACTGCACAGCATCGTCGAGGCGACCGCCCGGCATCTCGGCGAGGATCCGTCGGCGATCGTCGGCGACGCGAACTTCTTCGACCTCGGCGCCGACTCGCTGCAGATGATCAGCGTGCTGCGGGAACTGGAACAGGAGCACCAGGTCAGGGTGACGATGCGGCAGCTGCTGGAGGAGACGGGCACGCCGCGGCGGCTCGCGGAGTTCATCGTGGCCCGTGTGCCGGATTCGGGGACGGGCGCACCGCAACCACCCGCCGCTGCCGATCCCGTGCCCGCGGTCGACCCGCCCGCGCCCGACACTCCCGCCACGACTCCCGCATCTGCTACCGCCACGACTCCCGCACCTGCTCCCGCCACGACTCCCGCACCCGTCCCGGCCGCCGACGCCCCCGCTCCGGAGTACGCGACCCGCGAGGAGCTGGAGGACCTGGCCCACAAGATTCAGCAGATGTCCCGGATACAGCTCCAGATGATGTCCCAGCTCTCCCAGCTGCTCGCGCTCCAGACGGCCTCGGTGACGGAGCGGCTCAACGGCAAGGTGGCCAAGTGA